From Jiangella mangrovi:
CGGCACCGCCGTCCCCGTCCCCGCTCCCGCTGGCATCGGAACGGCCGGAGGCCTGCCGGGCGCCCGGCACCTCGCGAGCCGGACCACCGGCCGGACCCGGCCGCACGAACGGGTCCGCCTCCCGCGGCAGCGCGGCGGCAGCGCCGTCGTCCACGTCGCGCCGCCCGCCAGTTCCGACACGCCGCCGATCGCGGCCGGCGGCTGGACCGACGGCGCGAGCCTGGTGGCGGAGCTGCTGGCAGGCAACCGGCTGGAGCTGTTCAGCGGCGCGGCCGCCGACGGGCGGCCCTACTTCGACCTGGCGGCGCACCACCTGGCGGCGGCCGAGGACGTCGTGGCGGCCTCCGCCGGGTCGGCGTACGTGCTGGTCTGCCAGGCGGCGCAGCTCGTGGGCTGCGGGTTGCTCGCCGCGCAGGGCCTGCGTCCCGCGGCCGGTGTCGACGGCGACGTCGTCAGCCGCGCCGTCATCGCCCAGTTCGGCGACCGGTTCGGGCACCTCGAGCTGTTGCGACGGCGGCAGCTGAGCCTCGCGCACCCGGTCGGGCGGGACAACCGCGTCGCCGAGCACGACGTCGAGGCCGCGCTGCCCGCCGTCCGGTCGCTCGTGCAGGAGGCGCGGTCGCTCGCGCCGCAGCTCGACCTCTTCGGCTGACGGGGCAGACGGACCACGGGCTCAGCCCAGCTCGTCCGAGAACGAGTTGGGCTGGGCCCGCAGCAGCCCCGTCAGCAGCGTGTCCTCGAGCCGCCGCACCTGGACGGGGTTGCCGACCAGCCCGAACACGTGGTTGAGCCGCTGCGTCAGCGGACGGACGATGCCCACGTTGAGGTCGCGGCCGCGCCCCTCGGACAGGTCCATCGCCGGCTCGAACCGCAGCTCGCGCTCCGGTGGGCGCTCGAGCAGACCGGCCACGTGCTCGCGGTAGTCCGCCTCGCCCACCCGGAAGCTCAGGACGCCGCAGTCGGCCGACCACCAGGTGCTGACGTCAGCGCCCGGCGAGAGGACCACCGCCGCGCCCGGCTCCGCCGTCACCTCCCGATCGCCGATCCGCACCGTGTACGTCCCGAAGAGCACGACCTGCAGCACGAAGAAGTCGAGCTCGCCGGGGTGTGTCCGGGTCTCGGCGCCGAAGGCCAGGTAGCCGGCCGAGACGCGGTCCAGCCGGCGCCCGTTGAGGTAGCTGTCGAGGCCGTCCTCGGGGCGCACCGGCTCGATCGGGTGGCGGTGGACGAACCGGTAGATCACTTCACGGGTGTGGTCGACGTCGGAGGATCGCAGGACGGGGAAGCGATCGAGCGGCGCCGTGGTGGTCATGTCCGTGTCCGCGTCGCGGCGCCGCGCCCGTTCACCGGGCCAGGGTCTCCGACGGCAGTTCGCCGTACCTGGCGAAGTAGGACCGGGCGAACCGGCCCGGATGGCCGAGGCCCCAGCGCTCGACCACCGCGTTGACGGTGGTGGTGTCGCGCTGGGCCGCGAGCAGCTCCTCGTGGGCGCGCTGCATGCGCACGTGGGTGAGGTAGGCCCGCGGCGTCGTGCCGAGGTGCTGGCGGAACCCGAGCTGCAGCGCGCGGACGCTGACCTGCGCCTCCCTGGCCAGGCTCGTCACCGTGTGCCGCCACTCCGGGTGGCTCTCGATCAGTTCGCGGGCGATGGTGACGGCACGGTGCGGCACCGGCGAGCGGGTGGTGTCGTCGAGCATGGCGGTGTAGTTGTGCGGCTGCGACAGCAGCAGTCCCGTCATGAGCCAGTCCTCGTACTCCGATGCCACGACCTGCTGGTTGAGAATGCTGTGGCCGGGACGGTCCAGCTCTTCGACCAGCAGCCGGAAGACCGAGAGCCAGCTGCGTCCGGGGCCGGCGCTGACGTCCATGCCCAGCTCGAACTGGACCGGTCCGGGCAGCGACGCCCCGATCATGTCGCGCAGGTGCGCCTCGAGCGCGGACCGCTCCAGGCGCAGGATCAGTTGTGAGCAGTCGGGCGACCAGCGCTGGGTCAGCGGGACGGTGGGCGAGATGACCGAGGCGGTGTCCGGCGTGGACAGCAGCTCCTCGTTGCCGTAGAAGATCAGGCTGTGCCCGGTGAGCGGCACCTGGACGACGAAGAACGAGCCCAGCTCGCCGGGCTCGATGACGACGTCGCCGCCGTAGGTGATGTAGTTGGCCGAGATGCGGTCGATGCGCCGGGTGTTCATCCGGGCGTCGAGCTCGGTCGACCGGCCGATCAGGTCCAGGCGGTGCGGCGTGAAGACGCGGCCGACCACCTCTCGGGCGTGGTCCAGCTCATGTGACCGGAACACCGGATATCGGTCGAGCGGCATGGTCGTCATGGCGGTTCTCCCCTGCGGACACGCTCCCCCTCGGATCGGAGCGATGAGCAACCCTCACCCCCGCGCTTGGAGAGCAGCATTCCACGGCACCGCACCGTTGCCTAGCACGTCAGTCGACTACAAGATCAATCCGAGGCTAATACTCGCGTCACGACCCGTCACCCCTGGCGAGTGTCACAAAACCGCCGCCAGCGTCACAGTCTCGTCCCGCGAGCTGAACTGGCCCCTGCCCGCGGGCCGTCCGGCTCGCCCACACTGGACCGCACCTGCCGTTCGAGCGGAGGGAGTGCGCTGGTGCCGGCGTTCATGGAGCCGTTCCGCATCAAGGCCGTCGAGCCGATCCCGTTCCCCACCGCGGCAGAGCGCCGCCGGGCGCTCGGCGACGCGGGTTTCAACCTGTTCCGCGTCCCGGCGCGCGCGATCACCATCGACCTGCTCACCGACTCCGGGACGAGTGCGATGTCGTCGGCGCAATGGGCGGCTCTGCTCGACGGCGACGAGTCCTACGCCGGCGCGCGGTCGTACGAGCGGTTCGAGGCCGTGGTGCGCGAGCTCACCGGCTACGAGCAGGTCATCCCGGTGCACCAGGGTCGCGCCGCCGAGCGCATCCTGCTCGGCCGGCTGCTGCGCCCCGGCGACGTCTCCGTCGCCAACACCCACTTCGACACGACCCGGGCGAGCGTCGAGGCGGCCGGCGCCACCGCCGTCGACCTCCCGTCCGAGGAGCCCGCGCCGGCCCCGTTCGGCGGGGACATCTCGGTGCCGGCGCTGCGGCGGCTGCTCGAGGGTCCCGACGGCGCCGGCGTGCGGTGCGTGGTCCTCACCGTCACGAACAACGCCGGGGGCGGGCAGCCGGTGTCGCTGGACAACGTGGCCGCCGCGCGCGAGCTGTGCACCGCGCACGGTGTGGCCCTGCTGCTGGACGCCTCGCGGTTCGCCGAGAACGCCTACCTCATCACCGAGCGCGACCCCGCGCACGCCGGCCGGGCGCCGCGCGACGTCGCGCGCGAGGTGTTCGCCCTGGCCGACGGCTGCTGGGCCAGTCTGAAGAAGGACGGCATCGCGAACATCGGCGGCCTCATCGCGCTGCGCGACCCCGAGCTCGCCCGCCGCTGCCGCGACCACCTGATCGCCGTCGAGGGGTTCCCGACGTACGGCGGACTGGCAGGACGCGACCTGGACGCGCTGGCCCAGGGG
This genomic window contains:
- a CDS encoding cupin domain-containing protein; the encoded protein is MTTTAPLDRFPVLRSSDVDHTREVIYRFVHRHPIEPVRPEDGLDSYLNGRRLDRVSAGYLAFGAETRTHPGELDFFVLQVVLFGTYTVRIGDREVTAEPGAAVVLSPGADVSTWWSADCGVLSFRVGEADYREHVAGLLERPPERELRFEPAMDLSEGRGRDLNVGIVRPLTQRLNHVFGLVGNPVQVRRLEDTLLTGLLRAQPNSFSDELG
- a CDS encoding AraC family transcriptional regulator codes for the protein MTTMPLDRYPVFRSHELDHAREVVGRVFTPHRLDLIGRSTELDARMNTRRIDRISANYITYGGDVVIEPGELGSFFVVQVPLTGHSLIFYGNEELLSTPDTASVISPTVPLTQRWSPDCSQLILRLERSALEAHLRDMIGASLPGPVQFELGMDVSAGPGRSWLSVFRLLVEELDRPGHSILNQQVVASEYEDWLMTGLLLSQPHNYTAMLDDTTRSPVPHRAVTIARELIESHPEWRHTVTSLAREAQVSVRALQLGFRQHLGTTPRAYLTHVRMQRAHEELLAAQRDTTTVNAVVERWGLGHPGRFARSYFARYGELPSETLAR
- a CDS encoding tryptophanase, whose translation is MPAFMEPFRIKAVEPIPFPTAAERRRALGDAGFNLFRVPARAITIDLLTDSGTSAMSSAQWAALLDGDESYAGARSYERFEAVVRELTGYEQVIPVHQGRAAERILLGRLLRPGDVSVANTHFDTTRASVEAAGATAVDLPSEEPAPAPFGGDISVPALRRLLEGPDGAGVRCVVLTVTNNAGGGQPVSLDNVAAARELCTAHGVALLLDASRFAENAYLITERDPAHAGRAPRDVAREVFALADGCWASLKKDGIANIGGLIALRDPELARRCRDHLIAVEGFPTYGGLAGRDLDALAQGLREVTEPAYLRYRAQTARWFGDRLAEAGLPVLQPTGCHAVYVDAAQLLPHVPAHQFPATALANELYLAGAVRVTELGTLVFGRPDPAGGDDLPAPRELVRFCLPRRVYTKSHLEYVAETAATVVAKAAEIPGYRVVEQTGSLRHFTAVLAPTSPRGPAGPGEPPPRARTNGPPAPR